GTTTTTGAGGAAGCTTTGTCTGACATCGCCATGAGTAGTTCGTCCATAGCTTCCACCAAATAGATGTTCATTATGGAAGAAGGGTACTCGGGATAGTCCTTTGGAAGGATGTATTTGCAAAACTCCGCCAAGGCACCTGCCATTTCTACTCCGGCGGGGCCGCCGCCCACAATCACAAAATTCGTGAGGGCATCGCGTTCCTCATCATCGCATGTAATCGCGGCCTGCTCCAAGTTTTGCAGCATCATGTGGCGGATATTTAGGGAATCTCGGATATCCTTCATGCCCAAACTATTTCTTTCCACTTCTTCCATACCAAAGAAGTTGGTCTTTGTTCCCGTTGCTAAGACCAGATAGTCGTAGGTAAGTTTTCCTTTGTTCGTTATGACAGTATTGGTAGAGGCTTGAATTTCCTTTACCTCGGCCAGCCTGAAGCTCACATTCTTATACCCCTTAATTTGTTTTCTAAAAGGGAACACAATACTATCGGGTTCGAGGCCGCTAGTGGCTACCTGATAAAATAAGGGTTGGAATTGATGAAAGTTGTTGCGGTCTATCAGTACAACCTGAACATCTTTGTTTTTCAGCCCTTCCACCAATGCTAGACCCGCAAAGCCCCCTCCAACTATAACTACCCGTGGCAACCTAGAATTTGGCAAGCAGATTGCTTCCGTCACTTTGCACGTATGATCGTCGATACCGTTTAACATTTGATTCTGTTTCATTAACTTTTTACTGTTTATTTTTTTCTTTCGAGTCGCGTTTCCGGACTATCATGACGGAACAGTCGGCATGTGTTGCCAAAGACTGGGAGACCGAGCCAAGCAAAAATCTAGAAAATGCACCATGACCCTGAGACCCGACTACAATTAAATCGGCATCAAAGGCTTCCGCCTTTTCTAGAATTGCACTTTTGGGAAGTCCATTGACCACCGCTGTTGTTATAGACAATGCGTTATTATTATTTCTTAATGATTTTGAGGCATCATTAACAAGATCTTCTGCTGATTTTTTCGCATTGGATATGGTTTCTTCATAATAATTGCCAAGTGTGCCGCCCAATGGAAGGGCACCAGGAGCGGCCAACATGGGATTTTCGAACACATTTACAATACATACTTCGGTACCCGCAGGCAACGGCAGCGCTGCAAGTTCATCTATGGCGACTTTACTAAAGTCAGAACCATCTATTGCTAATACTATTTTCATCTTTTTTATATTTAGTTTTTCTTGATATTTTTATTTATGTTTCCTAATCTCAATTTATGATAATAGGCTTCATTAACTTTTTCCAATATAAGTGCTCGTACAGCCCCGACCAGTACATTCCGAAAGTGAAAGCGAACAACAGTTCCTCAACGGGGATACCAATAACCAGTATATGGGTCAGGTTCTCCAGATTCCAGTAGAGTTCCACATAATCGGGATAGAACGGAAGGATGCTACCGAAATAAATAAAGTAGAGCACCGTGAACAATAGACCTCCGATCCAAATCTTTTCTATTAAATCTGGCCTGCAATACAGCGTTGCCAAACCGCCCATGAACATGGCCAGAATCCCACAATAAATATGGTT
This window of the Maribacter cobaltidurans genome carries:
- a CDS encoding NAD(P)/FAD-dependent oxidoreductase, with translation MKQNQMLNGIDDHTCKVTEAICLPNSRLPRVVIVGGGFAGLALVEGLKNKDVQVVLIDRNNFHQFQPLFYQVATSGLEPDSIVFPFRKQIKGYKNVSFRLAEVKEIQASTNTVITNKGKLTYDYLVLATGTKTNFFGMEEVERNSLGMKDIRDSLNIRHMMLQNLEQAAITCDDEERDALTNFVIVGGGPAGVEMAGALAEFCKYILPKDYPEYPSSIMNIYLVEAMDELLMAMSDKASSKTLTYLENLNVKVLLKESVSNYDGTVVQTKSGKTILAKNLIWTAGVKGDFPKGIDERHVVKGNRLKTDTYLKVDGQENIYAIGDIAALISEETPKGHPQVAQAAIQQGKYLACTLMGIINDKPIGLFSYKDKGSLATVGKRKAVADLGKLKFAGYFAWLLWSVVHLLSISGFRNKLLVGFNWAVSYFSYEKSNRVIIRNFKLNTTGKTQTKDNSENHLEKDVNTKKSSIDV
- a CDS encoding universal stress protein; the protein is MKIVLAIDGSDFSKVAIDELAALPLPAGTEVCIVNVFENPMLAAPGALPLGGTLGNYYEETISNAKKSAEDLVNDASKSLRNNNNALSITTAVVNGLPKSAILEKAEAFDADLIVVGSQGHGAFSRFLLGSVSQSLATHADCSVMIVRKRDSKEKNKQ